In Platichthys flesus chromosome 21, fPlaFle2.1, whole genome shotgun sequence, the following are encoded in one genomic region:
- the hnf4g gene encoding hepatocyte nuclear factor 4-gamma isoform X2 — MHLPDRKRNADSMPSEPSLPGPDGVGSNCAICGDKATGKHYGASSCDGCKGFFRRSIRKNHVYTCRFSRQCIVDKDKRNQCRFCRLNKCFRAGMKKEAVQNERDRISSRRSIPDSQDLPPITILAQAESLSQQITAPVAVSDLSEQKSATVGDLCESMRQQLLVLVEWAKYIPTFGELPLDDQVSLLRAHAGEHLLLGVAKRSMAFQDFLLLGNGCVIHRNSPEQEICRVANRVLDELVQPFQNIQIDDNEYAALKAIVFFDPDAKSLRDPSKIKAIRLQVQMSLEDYINDRQYDSRGRFGELLLLLPTLQSITWQMIEQLQFIKLCGLAKIDNLLHEMLLGGLTSEPAHMHHPAHGQLGQDPMTGHTLVIGSMPVTHTPQIASPDTPIPSPPQGPVPEMYKHFPQPLCPPASPSPPLQTDP, encoded by the exons acAGCATGCCATCGGAGCCGAGCCTGCCCGGTCCGGACGGAGTCGGCAGCAACTGTGCGATCTGTGGAGACAAAGCCACGGGGAAACATTACGGGGCGTCCAGCTGCGACGGCTGTAAAGGCTTCTTCAGACGCTCCATACGCAAGAACCACGTCTACACCTGCAG GTTCAGCAGGCAGTGCATCGTGGATAAAGATAAGAGGAACCAGTGTCGTTTCTGCCGACTCAACAAATGCTTCAGAGCCGGCATGAAAAAAGAAG ccGTACAGAACGAGAGAGACCGGATCAGCTCTCGTAGAAGCATCCCGGACTCCCAAGACCTGCCGCCCATCACTATTCTGGCCCAGGCAGAGTCGCTGTCCCAACAG ATCACTGCTCCAGTTGCAGTGTCGGACTTATCGGAGCAGAAGTCGGCCACGGTGGGGGACCTGTGCGAGTCCATGAGACAGCAGTTACTGGTTTTAGTGGAATGGGCCAAATACATTCCTACCTTTGGGGAGCTGCCACTGGATGACCAG GTGAGCTTGCTCAGGGCTCACGCGGGCGAACACCTCCTGCTCGGGGTCGCCAAGCGGTCAATGGCGTTCCAGGACTTCTTGCTTTTAG GTAACGGCTGCGTGATCCACAGAAACAGCCCCGAGCAGGAGATATGCCGGGTGGCCAACCGGGTGCTGGACGAGCTGGTCCAGCCCTTTCAGAATATTCAAATAGACGACAACGAGTACGCAGCGCTCAAGGCCATCGTCTTCTTTGACCCAG ATGCAAAGTCTTTGCGGGACCCTTCGAAGATCAAGGCCATCCGTCTGCAG gTTCAGATGAGTCTGGAGGACTACATTAACGACCGGCAGTACGACTCCAGGGGGCGCTTCggagagctgctgctcctgctgcccaCCCTGCAGAGCATCACCTGGCAGATGATCGAGCAGCTCCAGTTCATAAAGCTCTGCGGCCTGGCCAAGATAGACAACCTGCTGCATGAGATGCTGCTGGGAG gcTTGACATCAGAGCCCGCTCACATGCACCACCCAGCACACGGCCAGCTGGGCCAGGACCCTATGACTGGCCACACACTGGTCATCGGCTCCATGCCCGTCACTCACACTCCGCAGATAG CCTCTCCTGACACTCCCATCCCGTCGCCCCCGCAGGGTCCGGTCCCGGAGATGTACAAACACTTTCCCCAGCCGCTTTGTCCCCCGGCCAGCCCCTCGCCTCCCTTGCAGACAGACCCctga
- the hnf4g gene encoding hepatocyte nuclear factor 4-gamma isoform X1, whose translation MKYPRAPQSKSLLDMEVANYCEGLDPSYSTLGFENAEVLCGGGDSMPSEPSLPGPDGVGSNCAICGDKATGKHYGASSCDGCKGFFRRSIRKNHVYTCRFSRQCIVDKDKRNQCRFCRLNKCFRAGMKKEAVQNERDRISSRRSIPDSQDLPPITILAQAESLSQQITAPVAVSDLSEQKSATVGDLCESMRQQLLVLVEWAKYIPTFGELPLDDQVSLLRAHAGEHLLLGVAKRSMAFQDFLLLGNGCVIHRNSPEQEICRVANRVLDELVQPFQNIQIDDNEYAALKAIVFFDPDAKSLRDPSKIKAIRLQVQMSLEDYINDRQYDSRGRFGELLLLLPTLQSITWQMIEQLQFIKLCGLAKIDNLLHEMLLGGLTSEPAHMHHPAHGQLGQDPMTGHTLVIGSMPVTHTPQIASPDTPIPSPPQGPVPEMYKHFPQPLCPPASPSPPLQTDP comes from the exons acAGCATGCCATCGGAGCCGAGCCTGCCCGGTCCGGACGGAGTCGGCAGCAACTGTGCGATCTGTGGAGACAAAGCCACGGGGAAACATTACGGGGCGTCCAGCTGCGACGGCTGTAAAGGCTTCTTCAGACGCTCCATACGCAAGAACCACGTCTACACCTGCAG GTTCAGCAGGCAGTGCATCGTGGATAAAGATAAGAGGAACCAGTGTCGTTTCTGCCGACTCAACAAATGCTTCAGAGCCGGCATGAAAAAAGAAG ccGTACAGAACGAGAGAGACCGGATCAGCTCTCGTAGAAGCATCCCGGACTCCCAAGACCTGCCGCCCATCACTATTCTGGCCCAGGCAGAGTCGCTGTCCCAACAG ATCACTGCTCCAGTTGCAGTGTCGGACTTATCGGAGCAGAAGTCGGCCACGGTGGGGGACCTGTGCGAGTCCATGAGACAGCAGTTACTGGTTTTAGTGGAATGGGCCAAATACATTCCTACCTTTGGGGAGCTGCCACTGGATGACCAG GTGAGCTTGCTCAGGGCTCACGCGGGCGAACACCTCCTGCTCGGGGTCGCCAAGCGGTCAATGGCGTTCCAGGACTTCTTGCTTTTAG GTAACGGCTGCGTGATCCACAGAAACAGCCCCGAGCAGGAGATATGCCGGGTGGCCAACCGGGTGCTGGACGAGCTGGTCCAGCCCTTTCAGAATATTCAAATAGACGACAACGAGTACGCAGCGCTCAAGGCCATCGTCTTCTTTGACCCAG ATGCAAAGTCTTTGCGGGACCCTTCGAAGATCAAGGCCATCCGTCTGCAG gTTCAGATGAGTCTGGAGGACTACATTAACGACCGGCAGTACGACTCCAGGGGGCGCTTCggagagctgctgctcctgctgcccaCCCTGCAGAGCATCACCTGGCAGATGATCGAGCAGCTCCAGTTCATAAAGCTCTGCGGCCTGGCCAAGATAGACAACCTGCTGCATGAGATGCTGCTGGGAG gcTTGACATCAGAGCCCGCTCACATGCACCACCCAGCACACGGCCAGCTGGGCCAGGACCCTATGACTGGCCACACACTGGTCATCGGCTCCATGCCCGTCACTCACACTCCGCAGATAG CCTCTCCTGACACTCCCATCCCGTCGCCCCCGCAGGGTCCGGTCCCGGAGATGTACAAACACTTTCCCCAGCCGCTTTGTCCCCCGGCCAGCCCCTCGCCTCCCTTGCAGACAGACCCctga